TTACTTTAACATGAGTCTTTAATTCTTCGGTTTCTTCTTTTAAAGCTTTCTTTTTTAACCTCTGTGATTGAATTGTCTTTTTAACATATATACCGGAAACCGTAAGCGCAGTAATTGATAATGCAATGGCTAAAGGCAAATCACTTCTATGCCAATCTGATTCGGGCTTCATTTCAGAGATAAAGTTCTCCGTAGCCTTATTCATAGTATTTAATCGGGCTACATCCAGCCGCCCCTCTTCTTCCATGTACTTTTGCAGATAATAATAAGCTTTACCACCATCATCTTTCTTTTTATAGAGTTCTGCAAGAGATTTGTATACATTATTGATGTGCGAAGAATAAGTTCGTCTTGTTTTTATATTGATTTCCAGTGCTTTTTTAAGCGCTTTTTCAGCTTCATCATTATTATTGATCGCATTATAATAATATCCCATGGTATAATATACCCAAAGAGATTCTGCATCACTGGTTTTTTGGCTGAACATCTTCTCTTCTGATTTTGCAATATAAAGTCCAGCAGCATCAGACTGATGTCTGAAAAGATAATACTGAGCTACCATACAATTGCTATATGCTGAATTTTCCAGCTCGTTCCCCTTCAAAAAAGACTTTAAAGCTGTTCCATACCAAGCCTTAAAAGTAAAATAAATTCCCTTATTGATATAAAGCCGGGAAAGGAGCTTATTTTTAAGTTCCGAATCCTTTGCTTTTTTCAGATAAGAAAATGCCTGGGTATTATATTCTATGGCCTTATCATATAGCTTAAGATGAGAATAATATTGGCTAAAATCATCATAGAAGGCTGCTTTATGAAAACCGTTTTCGGAATTTTTCAGATCTTTTTCAGCTTTATTGAAAAAAAACAATGCTTTTTCATAGTTTCCGGCAGATACATTTACCTCTGCCATATTAAGATAGCAAAGACCTATCCCTTCTTTGTATCCCATTTTAGCTGCTTTTTTCAAGTATTCAATATTGAGTTTGATAAGCGCCTCATATTCTCCGGAAAGCTGTAGATCTGAGCTCTTATTAATCAAAGCAACATCGAAGGCATCTCTTTCTTTATCCTGAGAATTCGTATTGCAGGAAACCATGTACAATAGCAGCCCCATGCTTACAGCAAAGACCATCATCCTTCGTATGATTCCTGTATATGTTTTATTATTTTTAATAATGATCTATTTTAATTTTTCTCCTTCTGCTCCATTTAAAATACTCAGTATCCTTACTTATTATCCTTTATGAATGGGTAAAAAATAGACTATAAAATGGATATTTCAACCAATCTCTGTTATAAATATACATAATTTATACCATCAATTTTCAAATAAAATCGCTTCAATATGAAAAAAGAGACTAATATCCATTGCCTTCTTTTCCCATATTATATTTTAAATTTTGATTCTATTTTTTGATTAAAACCCTCAATCCTTCCCCAAGGTTATAAGATTAAAATAAGTATTCTGTACTTACAATAAGACTCTCTGAAATTACTTTTGTTACATTTTCGCTTCCATTTAAATAACTCATTTAGTTATTTTTTACTTCCAATAAAAACGAACCTCCTATATTTCTATGTTTAGAAAAATTAATTCTAAATTTATGATCACAAAAAATAATCATGGATATTGAATATCGAAAATTGGTTCCCTACGAAAGCAAAATGTATAGGAAGATTCGTCTGGAAAGTCTTCAACAATTTCCAGACTCTTTTGAAACCAATTATGAAGAAGCGTTGAACACAGAGAAACTCAGAATGGAAATTGATATAGAAAATCAAAATCCTAAAAAATTTGTTTGGGGTGCTTTTATTGCTCAAAAACTCATTGCCCTTTGTGCTTTTGTTATTGATGACAATAATGTGGGAAATATTTATCAGATGTATGTAAAGAAAGACTTTCAGGGGGAAAATATTGGTTCAGGATTAATACAAAGCGTCATTCAAGAAGCCAAAGAAAAATTCAATATAACCGAAGTTTTTTTGGAAGTTGCTGTTAAAAATCATCCAGCCTATTATCTGTATAAAAAAAATGGATTTGAAGAGGCTGATTGTGAAAGAAACGAGACTTCAGAGGTCATTGTCATGAAATATACACTATAATAAACAAAAAAGAACTACTGAAACGGTAGTTCTTTGTATTTGTGACCCCCATTAAACATGTTTCGATTATACTTCACTTTCAGAAGAACAGCAATTTTTCTTTCGTTATTTTGGTGAAAAATTTTGGCAACGAAAGTTCAATGAGTTTTGAGTTCATAGCTAAGAAGAAATCAGAATAGGATTATATATTAAAAATAGCCTGAATATTTACTTCGTTTATTCTTTTTTATCACACTTATAAGAATTATTTTTTTTAAATTTATACAACAAAAAAAAACACAACTATGGATTATACAGCACTTATTATGGGGCTTTTCTTCTTTATTATTGGTATTGCCCTACGCTACTGGATTAATAGAAGAAAATTCAATCGACGCAACGCTTCCGGTTTGGAAGGTTTCTCCAATTATGAACGGGCTACTGCCACCAGGTTTCTTGAAAGGATCGGTAAGCTGA
This is a stretch of genomic DNA from Chryseobacterium tructae. It encodes these proteins:
- a CDS encoding molybdenum ABC transporter permease, encoding MDYTALIMGLFFFIIGIALRYWINRRKFNRRNASGLEGFSNYERATATRFLERIGKLIAYVCIAVGLLFLLMFWQDKKRLDKEAQKNIEMQKPQK
- a CDS encoding tetratricopeptide repeat protein → MMVFAVSMGLLLYMVSCNTNSQDKERDAFDVALINKSSDLQLSGEYEALIKLNIEYLKKAAKMGYKEGIGLCYLNMAEVNVSAGNYEKALFFFNKAEKDLKNSENGFHKAAFYDDFSQYYSHLKLYDKAIEYNTQAFSYLKKAKDSELKNKLLSRLYINKGIYFTFKAWYGTALKSFLKGNELENSAYSNCMVAQYYLFRHQSDAAGLYIAKSEEKMFSQKTSDAESLWVYYTMGYYYNAINNNDEAEKALKKALEINIKTRRTYSSHINNVYKSLAELYKKKDDGGKAYYYLQKYMEEEGRLDVARLNTMNKATENFISEMKPESDWHRSDLPLAIALSITALTVSGIYVKKTIQSQRLKKKALKEETEELKTHVKVKMLKEVTELARKNDSSFLMKFKELYPDFISTLLKINPDLENSELAFCAMLKLHFSSKEIADYTFVQHRSVQQKKYRIRKRLNIPGEEDIYDFFDTINS
- a CDS encoding GNAT family N-acetyltransferase — encoded protein: MDIEYRKLVPYESKMYRKIRLESLQQFPDSFETNYEEALNTEKLRMEIDIENQNPKKFVWGAFIAQKLIALCAFVIDDNNVGNIYQMYVKKDFQGENIGSGLIQSVIQEAKEKFNITEVFLEVAVKNHPAYYLYKKNGFEEADCERNETSEVIVMKYTL